Proteins from a genomic interval of Paenibacillus lentus:
- a CDS encoding putative DNA-binding protein produces MSQENRLEKTNRINLLFDFYETLLTEKQQTFLKYYFHDDFSLGEIAAEFGISRQAVYEHIKRAEGMLEVYEEKLKLLHKHEERNAVLVRLGELIADSELSAVHKEEARNLLDQAEQL; encoded by the coding sequence ATGAGTCAAGAGAATAGGCTTGAGAAGACGAATCGGATCAACCTTTTGTTTGATTTTTATGAGACGCTGCTTACGGAGAAGCAGCAGACGTTTCTTAAATATTATTTCCACGATGATTTTTCGCTGGGTGAAATTGCTGCCGAGTTCGGCATCAGCAGACAGGCCGTTTACGAGCATATCAAACGGGCTGAAGGAATGCTTGAGGTATATGAGGAGAAGCTGAAGCTTCTTCATAAGCATGAAGAGCGCAATGCAGTGCTTGTCCGGCTTGGGGAACTGATTGCAGACAGTGAGTTGTCCGCCGTACATAAAGAGGAAGCAAGGAACTTGCTCGATCAAGCTGAGCAATTATAA
- the ftsY gene encoding signal recognition particle-docking protein FtsY, whose amino-acid sequence MSFFKKLKESIASKTETVTKQFKDGLEKSRKGFVEKVTELVTRRKKIDEEFFEELEEILIGADVGVNTVMTLIDDLRSEVKKRRIEDAAELQPILSEKLTELLRGDEDNAMKLNPNGISVILFVGVNGVGKTTTIGKLAHHYKQQGKKVLLAAGDTFRAGAIEQLEVWGERVGVDVVKQHPGSDPAAVMFDAVQAAKQRGVDILLCDTAGRLQNKSNLMEELNKIYRVIQREIPDAPHEVLMVLDATTGQNALSQAKLFGEKSGVTGLVLTKLDGTAKGGIVIAIRQELSLPVKFVGLGEKMEDLQRFDSEQFVHGLFAGLIQEEDSAAGAGE is encoded by the coding sequence ATGAGTTTCTTTAAAAAATTGAAGGAAAGCATCGCTTCCAAAACAGAGACGGTGACGAAGCAATTTAAGGACGGTCTCGAAAAAAGCCGTAAAGGCTTTGTCGAGAAAGTGACTGAACTCGTCACTCGTCGTAAAAAAATCGATGAGGAATTTTTTGAGGAATTGGAAGAAATATTAATCGGAGCCGATGTTGGCGTAAATACGGTAATGACCTTGATAGACGACCTACGCAGTGAAGTGAAGAAGCGGCGGATCGAGGATGCAGCTGAGCTGCAGCCGATTCTGTCGGAGAAGCTTACAGAGCTGCTGCGAGGCGATGAAGATAACGCGATGAAGCTGAATCCGAATGGCATTAGCGTTATTCTGTTTGTTGGCGTTAATGGCGTTGGTAAGACGACTACGATCGGTAAGCTGGCCCACCATTATAAGCAGCAAGGCAAGAAAGTGCTTCTAGCCGCCGGGGATACGTTCCGGGCAGGAGCTATCGAGCAGCTTGAGGTGTGGGGTGAACGAGTTGGCGTAGATGTTGTTAAGCAGCATCCGGGCTCCGATCCGGCCGCCGTTATGTTTGACGCGGTACAGGCAGCAAAGCAGCGCGGTGTTGACATTTTGCTCTGCGATACGGCAGGTCGTTTACAGAACAAGTCGAATTTGATGGAGGAACTGAATAAGATTTATCGAGTGATTCAACGGGAAATTCCGGATGCACCGCATGAGGTACTAATGGTGCTTGACGCCACGACGGGGCAAAACGCGCTCAGTCAAGCGAAGCTGTTTGGTGAGAAAAGCGGGGTAACCGGCCTCGTACTGACGAAGCTCGATGGAACAGCTAAGGGCGGCATCGTTATTGCGATTCGTCAAGAGCTGAGCCTTCCGGTAAAATTCGTCGGTCTTGGGGAGAAAATGGAGGATCTGCAAAGATTCGATTCCGAGCAATTCGTTCACGGTTTGTTTGCTGGATTAATTCAGGAAGAAGATTCGGCAGCGGGGGCTGGCGAGTAG
- the ffh gene encoding signal recognition particle protein, with protein MAFEGLTSRLQSVFSKLRGKGKVSEDDVNEAMREVRLALLEADVNFKVVKEFISKVKEKAVGKEVMDSFTPGMVIIDIVNKELTELMGGSQAKLAKSNRPPTVVMMAGLQGAGKTTTSAKLAKLLLKGNHRPLLVAGDIYRPAAIKQLQVLGEQIKVPVFTLPEGNSPVEIARQALQYAKDNGNDYLLIDTAGRLHVDEELMEELRQIHEVTQPDEVLLVVDAMTGQDAVNVAESFNQQLTLTGVVLTKLDGDTRGGAALSVKAVTGCPIKFAALGEKIDALEPFHPERMASRILGMGDMLSLIEKAQSNIDAEKAKEMERKMRNAEFTFDDFLEQMDQVKKLGPIDQIMDMIPGMGKMKQMKDIKVDEKQMGRVEAIVHSMTKEEKQNPDMINHSRRKRIAAGSGTTLADVNRLIKQFDEMRRMMKQFSDMMGPKGKGSKLMKQMQGKAGKGMRFPFR; from the coding sequence ATGGCTTTTGAAGGTTTAACGAGCCGATTGCAGAGCGTATTCAGTAAGTTGCGCGGCAAAGGTAAGGTATCAGAAGACGATGTCAATGAAGCTATGAGAGAAGTGCGGCTCGCATTGCTTGAGGCGGACGTCAACTTCAAAGTGGTCAAGGAATTTATCTCCAAAGTGAAGGAGAAGGCCGTCGGTAAGGAAGTGATGGACAGCTTCACGCCAGGCATGGTTATTATCGATATTGTTAACAAAGAGTTGACAGAATTGATGGGCGGTAGCCAAGCGAAGCTGGCGAAGAGCAATCGTCCGCCGACTGTCGTCATGATGGCTGGTCTGCAAGGGGCAGGTAAGACAACGACTTCAGCGAAGCTGGCCAAGCTGTTATTGAAAGGGAATCACCGACCGCTGCTTGTGGCGGGAGATATTTATCGTCCAGCGGCTATTAAACAGCTTCAGGTGCTTGGCGAGCAGATTAAAGTGCCTGTTTTTACACTGCCTGAAGGAAACAGCCCGGTAGAGATTGCGAGACAGGCGTTACAGTATGCAAAGGACAACGGCAATGATTATTTGCTGATCGATACCGCGGGACGCCTGCATGTTGACGAGGAACTAATGGAAGAGCTTCGTCAGATCCATGAAGTAACGCAGCCGGATGAAGTACTGCTTGTCGTCGATGCTATGACGGGGCAGGATGCCGTTAACGTGGCCGAGAGCTTCAATCAGCAGCTGACGCTGACCGGTGTCGTATTGACCAAGCTGGACGGCGATACCCGAGGCGGTGCAGCACTGTCGGTCAAAGCAGTAACCGGCTGTCCGATCAAATTCGCGGCGCTAGGAGAGAAAATCGATGCACTTGAGCCGTTCCATCCAGAGCGGATGGCTTCACGGATTTTGGGCATGGGTGATATGCTTTCTCTCATTGAGAAGGCGCAATCGAATATCGATGCTGAGAAAGCGAAGGAAATGGAACGCAAAATGCGCAATGCGGAATTTACGTTCGATGATTTCCTGGAGCAGATGGATCAGGTAAAGAAGCTAGGTCCTATTGACCAGATCATGGATATGATCCCGGGCATGGGTAAGATGAAGCAGATGAAAGATATAAAGGTCGACGAGAAGCAGATGGGACGCGTAGAGGCGATCGTTCATTCCATGACCAAGGAAGAGAAGCAGAACCCGGATATGATCAACCACAGCAGACGCAAACGGATTGCTGCAGGAAGCGGTACGACGCTTGCCGATGTGAACCGGCTGATCAAGCAATTCGATGAAATGCGCCGGATGATGAAGCAGTTCTCCGACATGATGGGGCCGAAAGGCAAGGGCTCCAAATTGATGAAGCAAATGCAGGGCAAAGCGGGTAAAGGAATGAGATTTCCTTTCCGATAA
- the trhA gene encoding PAQR family membrane homeostasis protein TrhA, producing MANTHTYPRREEIANAITHGIGTVLSVAALVLLIVFSSLKGTAWHVVSFTIYGVSMLLLYVCSTLVHSFKEGKVKDLFEFFDHSSIYLYIAGTYTPFLLVAIRSPLGWSLFGVIWGIALLGVLFKAFFVKRFLFMSTFFYLIMGWLIVIAWGPLTAAVPFQGMALLVTGGILYSLGTVFYVWRAFPYHHAIWHLFVLGGSVAHFFAILLYLLPN from the coding sequence ATGGCAAATACGCATACTTATCCGCGCAGAGAAGAAATCGCCAATGCCATTACCCATGGGATAGGAACTGTATTAAGTGTAGCAGCGTTAGTTCTGCTCATTGTTTTTTCCAGCTTGAAGGGAACGGCCTGGCACGTAGTCAGCTTTACAATTTATGGGGTTAGCATGCTTCTGCTATATGTTTGCTCCACTCTTGTTCATAGCTTTAAAGAAGGTAAAGTGAAGGATTTGTTCGAATTTTTCGATCATTCTTCGATTTATCTTTATATCGCTGGTACGTATACTCCCTTCTTGCTTGTGGCGATTCGCAGCCCGCTCGGCTGGAGCCTGTTCGGGGTCATTTGGGGTATCGCCCTGCTCGGTGTGCTGTTCAAAGCCTTCTTCGTTAAACGATTCTTGTTCATGTCCACGTTCTTCTATTTGATTATGGGCTGGCTGATCGTTATTGCCTGGGGGCCGTTAACGGCTGCTGTTCCTTTCCAGGGGATGGCACTGCTCGTCACTGGCGGTATTCTTTATTCGTTAGGTACGGTTTTCTATGTATGGCGGGCTTTTCCTTATCATCATGCGATATGGCATTTGTTCGTTCTCGGGGGCAGTGTAGCCCACTTTTTTGCCATTTTGCTGTATCTGCTGCCCAATTAA
- the rimM gene encoding ribosome maturation factor RimM (Essential for efficient processing of 16S rRNA), translating to MSDSLLSVGKIVNTHGIRGELKVISSTDFPEVRFAPKSRLMMVHPETSEQIEVTVASARPNKGAFIVRFAGYDNINEVEKYKGYDIKVSKDESVELPDNEYYFYEIIGCRVIDEEGNELGVIEEILRPGANDVWVVKMPNRKQLLLPVIDDVVLDVDVQAKVVKVHLMEGLL from the coding sequence ATGTCGGATTCATTGCTGTCTGTTGGCAAAATTGTAAATACACACGGCATACGTGGGGAATTGAAGGTGATCTCCAGTACGGATTTCCCAGAGGTGCGGTTTGCGCCGAAGAGCCGACTGATGATGGTTCACCCTGAAACGAGTGAGCAAATCGAGGTGACTGTTGCTTCCGCGCGCCCGAACAAAGGAGCATTCATCGTACGATTTGCAGGTTATGACAATATCAATGAGGTCGAGAAGTACAAAGGCTATGATATCAAAGTTAGCAAGGATGAATCCGTTGAGCTTCCGGATAATGAATATTATTTTTATGAAATTATCGGCTGCCGTGTTATTGATGAAGAAGGAAATGAGCTTGGCGTGATTGAGGAAATTCTTCGCCCTGGCGCAAACGATGTTTGGGTTGTTAAAATGCCTAACCGTAAGCAACTCCTGCTCCCGGTCATTGACGATGTCGTGCTTGATGTCGATGTGCAGGCGAAGGTCGTCAAAGTTCATCTGATGGAAGGGCTGCTGTAA
- a CDS encoding glycosyltransferase family 4 protein — MVVLIILYVISFIMSFLIVYLLIPPFARLAFRLDFVDKPRKDVERKLHREPIPLTASYVIFIGFFITYLIVGREYNMETVAIFIGGILLLVIGTLDDWYKTKGKDFPALPKLIVQISAAVIVYASGISFTGFFNPISGEYVVLPGILQFILTILWIFGVTTVINFSDGLDGLAGGLSAISAITLFIVAVTKGQSNSAIMAMILVGVALAYLRYNKPPAKVFMGDAGATFLGFILAVIALDGAFKQATVLSLFIPVLALGVPIFDNIFVVVKRFLQGKSIYEADASQVHYRLLRAGLTHRQTVMFLWLISTCLCLSSIILLLIQT, encoded by the coding sequence ATGGTGGTGTTGATCATTTTATATGTAATTTCGTTTATTATGTCGTTTCTTATCGTATATTTACTCATTCCTCCATTCGCAAGATTGGCCTTTCGGCTTGATTTCGTAGATAAACCCCGGAAGGATGTTGAACGAAAGTTACATCGCGAGCCTATTCCGCTTACTGCTAGTTACGTCATTTTCATTGGTTTCTTTATTACCTATCTGATTGTCGGCAGAGAATACAACATGGAAACGGTAGCGATCTTTATCGGTGGAATCTTACTGCTTGTGATCGGTACACTTGACGATTGGTACAAGACCAAAGGCAAGGATTTTCCAGCGCTTCCTAAACTGATCGTTCAAATATCGGCTGCTGTGATCGTATATGCGTCAGGCATTTCCTTCACAGGTTTCTTTAACCCGATTTCAGGGGAGTACGTCGTGTTGCCGGGAATCTTGCAGTTTATTTTGACGATTCTATGGATCTTCGGCGTTACTACGGTAATTAATTTCTCGGATGGATTGGACGGGCTGGCTGGCGGACTTTCAGCTATTTCGGCGATTACGCTGTTTATCGTGGCTGTGACCAAAGGGCAATCCAATTCTGCAATCATGGCTATGATCTTAGTAGGCGTGGCATTAGCCTACTTGCGTTACAACAAGCCCCCGGCCAAAGTATTTATGGGGGACGCAGGAGCAACATTTCTCGGCTTTATTTTAGCGGTGATTGCCTTGGATGGGGCCTTTAAGCAGGCAACGGTCTTATCGTTATTTATACCTGTATTGGCGCTTGGGGTGCCGATTTTTGATAATATTTTTGTTGTCGTCAAGCGCTTTTTGCAGGGAAAATCAATTTATGAGGCTGATGCAAGCCAGGTGCACTATCGTTTGCTTCGCGCTGGTCTGACGCATCGGCAAACCGTAATGTTTTTATGGCTAATCAGCACGTGTCTCTGCTTGTCGTCGATTATTCTGCTCCTTATTCAAACTTAA
- the trmD gene encoding tRNA (guanosine(37)-N1)-methyltransferase TrmD: MRVDVLTLFPEMFAGVFGSSILGKAQDKGIVSLKPINFRDYAGNKHGTVDDTPYGGGGGMVLKPDPIFRAVEDLLMARPTGAPAPRIILMCPQGESFTQRKAEELAKEEHLIFICGHYEGYDERIREHLVTDELSIGDYVLTGGELPAMVVIDSVVRLLPGVLGNETSAISDSFSTGLLEYPHYTRPVEFRGWKVPDILLSGHHANVADWRRKEALRRTWQRRPDLLKHIELTPKDQKWLEEIRAEQDE; the protein is encoded by the coding sequence ATGAGGGTAGATGTATTAACTCTGTTTCCGGAAATGTTCGCAGGCGTGTTTGGGTCGAGTATTCTAGGTAAAGCACAGGATAAAGGGATCGTATCGCTAAAACCGATTAATTTTCGGGATTATGCCGGTAATAAGCACGGTACGGTAGACGATACGCCGTACGGCGGCGGTGGAGGCATGGTGCTTAAGCCTGACCCGATTTTTCGGGCGGTCGAGGATCTGTTAATGGCTCGGCCTACAGGCGCGCCAGCTCCTCGTATTATTCTCATGTGCCCACAGGGTGAAAGCTTCACGCAGCGCAAGGCGGAGGAGCTGGCCAAGGAGGAACACCTGATTTTCATATGCGGTCATTATGAGGGGTATGATGAACGTATTAGGGAACATCTCGTTACGGACGAACTGTCAATTGGCGATTACGTTCTAACGGGCGGGGAACTGCCGGCAATGGTTGTCATCGACAGTGTCGTCCGTCTGTTGCCTGGCGTGCTTGGAAATGAGACGAGCGCCATTAGTGATTCCTTTAGCACGGGGCTGCTGGAATATCCGCATTATACTCGACCTGTAGAGTTCCGGGGCTGGAAAGTGCCGGATATCCTGCTCAGCGGGCATCATGCGAACGTAGCGGATTGGCGACGCAAGGAGGCGCTGCGCAGAACATGGCAGCGTCGTCCCGATTTACTGAAGCATATCGAGCTTACTCCAAAGGATCAGAAATGGCTGGAGGAGATTCGGGCGGAGCAGGATGAATAG
- the ylqF gene encoding ribosome biogenesis GTPase YlqF: protein MTIQWFPGHMTRARRQIQEKLKLIDVVIELLDARLPLSSRNPMIDEILQGKPRLILLNKADLADPAITREWIDYFREEGFAAIAVDASSGQGIKEIPDLARELLKDKIEKQLAKGMNPRSVRALIVGIPNVGKSTLINRMAGRNIAATGDRPGITKSQQWIKVGTQMELLDTPGILWPKFEDQNVGYRLAVTGAIREEILNIEDIAFFAVKYLAKYYWEPFAQRFEIKEAPQDFENPDEIVAVMEAVGRKRGCLMSGGRVDLEKASSVLLRELRAGKLGRYSLEAPY from the coding sequence ATGACGATACAGTGGTTTCCCGGACATATGACGAGAGCGCGTCGACAAATTCAGGAGAAGCTGAAGCTGATTGACGTTGTAATAGAACTGTTGGACGCGAGATTGCCGCTGTCTAGCCGTAACCCGATGATCGATGAAATATTACAGGGTAAGCCTCGGCTTATCCTGCTGAACAAAGCGGATTTGGCAGATCCGGCGATAACGCGTGAGTGGATTGATTATTTTAGGGAAGAGGGCTTTGCCGCTATTGCAGTAGATGCTTCCAGTGGTCAAGGCATCAAAGAAATACCTGACTTGGCTAGAGAGCTGCTGAAGGATAAGATTGAGAAGCAGTTGGCTAAGGGTATGAACCCAAGATCGGTCAGGGCCTTGATTGTCGGAATTCCGAATGTCGGCAAATCGACGCTGATCAATCGGATGGCCGGGCGAAATATCGCGGCGACCGGGGATCGACCAGGAATAACAAAAAGCCAACAGTGGATCAAAGTAGGTACCCAGATGGAGCTGCTTGATACGCCTGGGATATTGTGGCCAAAATTCGAGGATCAGAACGTAGGTTATCGACTGGCTGTGACGGGAGCGATCCGGGAAGAAATACTAAATATCGAGGACATTGCTTTTTTTGCAGTGAAATATTTAGCAAAATATTATTGGGAGCCATTTGCCCAGCGTTTTGAGATTAAAGAGGCCCCCCAGGACTTTGAGAACCCGGATGAGATTGTGGCTGTTATGGAGGCTGTAGGCCGTAAACGCGGCTGCTTAATGAGTGGCGGGCGAGTAGACCTGGAGAAGGCATCTAGCGTGCTTTTGCGTGAACTAAGAGCTGGCAAGCTCGGCAGGTATTCCTTGGAGGCTCCTTATTAA
- a CDS encoding polysaccharide deacetylase family protein, whose protein sequence is MIRFKKYAFISLALIIILYAVAVANPGTVLSRKACSSWSLVKDQIFLMTHPRQDEPKLPANFSIQPGTAEQVPVLMYHYITPEAYNDQPDNNSIINLEAFEEGIDYLYEQGYYTATLEELEQYVLGKASLPAKTVVITFDDGYQNNYIYAYPILKKYGFHATIFLIGSRIQAETTPFDPAKKSFLSLEEIEASTDVFEYHSHTYDLHHKEFIKCGLNYSSGFDTTKLENDINTMKELGIDTPYYAYPFGEKSTPMVYYLQKNNYRMALTVHQGFVKPGDSPMRLQRLTVTSATKMHELLQP, encoded by the coding sequence ATGATCCGATTTAAGAAATATGCTTTCATTTCACTAGCTTTAATTATTATTCTATATGCGGTGGCGGTTGCAAATCCTGGCACAGTTCTATCACGGAAAGCATGCAGCTCCTGGAGCTTAGTTAAGGATCAGATCTTTCTAATGACTCACCCCCGTCAGGATGAGCCGAAGCTGCCTGCCAACTTCTCCATCCAGCCCGGTACGGCCGAACAGGTTCCTGTACTTATGTATCACTACATTACTCCAGAAGCGTACAACGATCAACCTGACAACAATTCGATCATTAACCTGGAAGCTTTTGAGGAAGGGATCGATTACTTATATGAGCAAGGGTACTATACAGCGACATTGGAGGAACTGGAGCAATACGTACTTGGCAAGGCGTCCCTTCCTGCGAAGACGGTCGTTATTACTTTTGACGACGGCTACCAGAACAATTATATCTATGCTTATCCTATCTTAAAGAAATACGGATTCCATGCAACAATCTTCCTCATCGGCAGCAGAATTCAGGCGGAGACAACACCGTTTGATCCTGCCAAGAAAAGCTTTCTCTCGCTGGAAGAGATCGAGGCTTCTACCGACGTATTTGAATATCACAGCCATACGTACGACCTGCATCACAAAGAATTTATAAAATGCGGACTAAACTACTCATCAGGATTCGACACAACAAAATTGGAGAACGATATCAATACTATGAAAGAGCTTGGCATAGACACTCCTTACTATGCATATCCATTTGGCGAAAAAAGTACCCCTATGGTTTACTATCTACAAAAAAATAATTACAGAATGGCTTTAACTGTCCATCAAGGGTTCGTTAAGCCTGGCGACTCTCCAATGAGATTACAACGTCTTACAGTTACTTCCGCAACGAAAATGCATGAATTGCTACAACCTTAA
- a CDS encoding KH domain-containing protein, whose translation MEQLVGVIAKALVDHPDDVRVEVVEKEHLIVYELSVHPEDVGKVIGKQGRIAKALRTVVASAAVKMDKRVTVDIIS comes from the coding sequence ATGGAACAATTAGTCGGCGTTATTGCGAAGGCTCTTGTTGATCATCCGGACGATGTTCGTGTGGAGGTCGTGGAGAAAGAACACCTGATTGTGTATGAGTTGTCCGTGCATCCTGAGGATGTGGGAAAAGTGATAGGCAAGCAGGGAAGAATCGCTAAGGCGCTCCGCACGGTTGTAGCATCGGCAGCCGTTAAGATGGATAAGCGGGTCACCGTGGACATCATATCTTAA
- the rpsP gene encoding 30S ribosomal protein S16, which translates to MAARIRLKRMGAHKAPFYRIVVSDSRSPRDGRFIEEIGYYNPVAQPAAVNIDEEKALKWLQNGAQASDTVRNLFSKAGIMKQFHELKQQK; encoded by the coding sequence GTGGCAGCTCGTATTCGTTTGAAACGCATGGGTGCTCATAAAGCTCCTTTCTACCGTATCGTGGTTTCGGATTCCCGTTCCCCGCGTGACGGCCGCTTTATCGAGGAAATTGGTTACTACAACCCGGTCGCTCAGCCGGCAGCAGTAAACATTGACGAAGAGAAGGCGTTGAAATGGCTTCAGAACGGTGCGCAAGCATCTGATACTGTTCGCAACTTGTTTAGCAAAGCAGGCATAATGAAGCAATTTCATGAGCTTAAGCAGCAAAAATAA
- the rplS gene encoding 50S ribosomal protein L19 has protein sequence MNIVQAITQEQLRKDIPSFRAGDTLKVHVKVIEGTRERIQLFEGVVIKRRGGGISETFTVRKISNGVGVERTFPLHSPKLDKIEVARRGKVRRAKLYYLRELRGKAARIKEARR, from the coding sequence ATGAATATCGTACAAGCGATTACGCAAGAACAACTTCGCAAGGATATTCCGAGCTTTCGCGCCGGTGACACTTTGAAAGTGCACGTTAAGGTTATTGAGGGAACTCGTGAGCGTATCCAGTTGTTTGAAGGTGTTGTAATTAAGCGTCGTGGCGGCGGAATCAGTGAGACTTTTACAGTTCGTAAAATTTCTAACGGTGTTGGTGTGGAAAGAACTTTCCCACTTCATTCCCCGAAACTCGATAAAATCGAAGTGGCTCGCCGTGGTAAAGTGCGTCGTGCGAAACTGTACTATCTTCGTGAACTTCGCGGTAAAGCAGCTAGAATTAAAGAAGCGCGTCGTTAA
- the lepB gene encoding signal peptidase I, producing the protein MEQQFQSETGQTGMPEDPPSKEKNEALEWLKAIVIAVVLVLLIRWLLFAPFIVDGESMQPNFQTSERIIVNKILYDIRAPKHGEVVVFHVPSQGRDFIKRVIGIPGDTVQIEGDTVMVNGEVVDETYIKDVVNEKHNNNQLYNTEGNFPNEFVQESTVPAGHIFVLGDNRSNSTDSRRIGFVPYEDVIGRAELVFWPLPDIKMIKHK; encoded by the coding sequence ATGGAACAGCAATTTCAATCGGAAACGGGTCAGACCGGGATGCCGGAGGATCCGCCAAGCAAAGAAAAGAACGAAGCTCTAGAGTGGTTGAAAGCCATAGTTATTGCTGTCGTGTTGGTTCTTCTCATCCGTTGGCTGTTGTTCGCTCCTTTTATTGTTGATGGAGAGTCGATGCAGCCGAACTTTCAAACGAGCGAAAGAATTATTGTTAATAAAATTCTATATGACATCCGTGCACCGAAGCATGGCGAGGTTGTTGTGTTTCATGTCCCTTCACAAGGCCGTGACTTCATTAAACGCGTGATCGGTATTCCTGGAGATACGGTACAGATTGAGGGCGATACTGTTATGGTGAACGGGGAAGTGGTGGACGAAACATACATTAAAGATGTTGTAAATGAGAAACATAATAATAATCAGCTTTATAATACAGAAGGAAATTTCCCGAATGAGTTCGTCCAGGAGAGTACGGTTCCAGCGGGACATATATTCGTGCTGGGAGATAATCGCTCGAATAGCACGGATAGCCGGCGGATCGGCTTTGTACCCTACGAGGATGTTATAGGAAGAGCAGAGCTTGTGTTCTGGCCATTACCGGACATTAAAATGATTAAGCATAAATGA